Part of the Arachis hypogaea cultivar Tifrunner chromosome 6, arahy.Tifrunner.gnm2.J5K5, whole genome shotgun sequence genome, CATCAAATAAGACGTGACAGCTAATAATGATTTTTCTAGATGACAAATCAAGGCATTTATACCCACAATGATATGAAGGATACccaaaaaaatacaagaaattgaCCAGAGTTGAAGTTTATTTATGATTGTAGAGGGAATAAGAGGATAACATAAATACCTAAACATCCGAAGATGGAAATAAGacggattttttttataaagaatgCAAAAAAGAGATTGATAGTGTAATAGTTTATGAGGAAGAATATTGAGAAGGTAAATTGACATTTGCAAAGCATGATGCCAAAAGGAAGGAGAAAGGGAAGCATGGGCTAATAAGTACAAACAATGTTGTTATGAtatctaataaaaattataattttaaattcacaaatattaaaatctttataattataaatatgtaataaatatatttataaattaatttttttgaaacaaaataataaaattaacattatctAAAGCAAAACAAAcattatccaaaatatataattaaacatcttcaagtttataatcaattaaacataaaacataatccaaaatataacttaaaacatTTTCAATTATCATGTTCATCTTATTGTAGATCAATAACatcataaaaatttgtaaaaaaatgacTCTGACCATAAAAACGCCTGGCTCGGCGAGAAAGCATACCCCGTCCCGCTAAAGCCCGCCAAATCCTACGAATTAGACAGTACAAATTAGACGGACTTTTTTAAGTTTGACGGTTTCAAATTTACAACTTAATCCACCTTTTTTAGTGGGTTACGCAGGCCGACCTGACATATTTCAGTTTATTTGCTACCCCTATCAAAACATAATCTAAAAATAATaccgaataaaaataataaatttaaatcagaCAAAATATATCTTGGATACGAACCGAGTTCGGACCGAATCGGGTTTTGAACCCTGGGTGTTGGTGGGGATAAAAAGAAATTCCGGGGTCAAATTGACAATAAGCGAGAACCTTGGGGTTGGTGCGGAAACCTACTTTAAAGATGCAGTACCAAAATTTCAAATATAATCGTCTAAAACGTCAACCAGGACTTCCGTATGAGTCGCACAATCAAGACTGTCTAAAAGATACACCCGGGTACGTGTAGGGTAACGAGCAGCCTAATACGAAGGTGCATGGTTTCCCACAGTCCATAGACCGTCTTCATCCTTCACCATGATAATGATACACGCACTGcttcaaaaaacaaaagaaaaaatatcatttcaatttcattcattgcattttgcatccctTAACCCAACCCAAAACCCAAACCATATATTGAGTTGGAGTTGGCGGCAATCgctcattcttttttcttttttcccttctTTCTCATTCTCTCTCTAAACCCTGTCTGCCATCaagtttctctctcttcttctcgcATATGCTTCGAACCCTACAAAACGGTGAGAACTGCAGAGCCAAATTTCACTTCCCGATCTGTAATTTAGGGTTTGAATTCCATGCAAAGAAGCAATTTGCAGCGATCTTTgcttgattttaagagatttggCTTCTTGACTGTTTTTGCTGATAATGTTGCTGTTTTTCTTCGGATGAGCTTCTAATTTCTTTTTCcgttttcgtttttcaaaaaagaaTAGCTCTTACGTTATTGACTCTTGCTATAATCTGTTTCTTCTAGCTCATTCGCGTTTGCGTTTTTCTTTCTAAGCTGCGTTATTTTGTTTTTCGTTTTCGGTGTGTGTTCGCGCTTACGATGCGATAGTGAGAATTATGGTTTGAATTCGGAGACGAGGAGCTTGATTACTCACTGGATATGTTTTATGTAGGAATCGAAACGAGTAAAATTTTCTGCTTATCTTGCTGGATTTGGAAGTGCTTGATGTGTGTTTCAAATTAGTCTACTGATTTTACGGATTTAAATTATGCTTACTCTCTCAGTCTgcttttaattaagtttttaagttTTTGATGCAGGGTTCACGTATTTCAGATTCAATCTGATCTAAGCTGATGTTGGAGCTGGTGATCAATTAGAAGAAATTTTTGTCGGGGCAGAAGTGTAGTTCTTGATTGCAGAAGAACATTTCTACCTCGAGGAAAATTTCTAGTGTATGACTATAATTTATTTATGCTGTACTTTTCTTGTTTGTAAAATATGAGGGCAACAATAAGAGTGATAATGATTTGTTGaacatttttcttcaaatttgTTTGGAGTTAGCTATATCTTTAGTTGTATATCTCGTTGGAACAAGCAAGAAGGGTGAGGATTTTGGACGCATATAATGTGGACATTTATTGAATGGTTGTCATAGAGCAAAGTCTGTCTGTCTGTTATATTGCAATTTTTTGCATTATTGATCAGTTTAATGGATGATTTTCTTAACTTGGCTTGTGTACTGATTTTTTCTCCCCCAATTAATTTGTCGCAGAAAGATAAAGAATTTATGGCTCCAACTAGGAAGCCTAGAAGTATGAATAAGCGATTCTCGAGTTTAAATGAGGTCTCTCCCGAGAAAGAGGGAATGAACTCAAATAAAAATAAGCAAAAGGTACGTTTCATTTTATTGCATTTATATTTTGAGGCAGGCCCCAATTAGGCAGGAGTATATGCAATGTGCCTTGCCATACTCCACGTGGTACGGTCAAAACAGCCGTTGTTACGTAATAGCATGATAGTTGTTGGTCATACTTAACATTTAATGTTGGTTCATTAACTTATTGTTATGTATATGTATTTCACATGATGATAGGAGTTTACGCTTTGTCGTTTTCTATGTATAACTTCGATTAATTCCATTCCATTACACTACTTGCTTTGGccattgtttcttttcttgtttaaagCCTGACTTTTTTAATGCAGAAGAAAAAGCTGTCggataaattgggatctcagtGGAACAAAGATGAGCTAGAGCGTTTTTATGAGGCATATAGGAAGTACGGAAAAGACTGGAAGAAGGTGAGCTTCTGATTTGCTGTTATTTTGTCCCATCATGTTGCTAGTTCATTGGAAACTTATCTTCAAAAATTGACCATAGGTAGTAGAGTTATTAATACTATTCTCCATTCTGATTACTTTATTTGGATTTCCAGGTTGCTGCAGCTGTACGCAACAGATCTGTTGAAATGGTGGAGGCTCTTTACAATATGAACAGGGTATGGTAATATCATAAAAGTTAGTGGGCACTGTGCTGTTACAGGCCATGAAACTCGTCATTATATACTCTGCTTCCTgttttacaatatatatatatatatatatatatatatatatatatatatatatatatatatatatatattgtgtgtgTTTTGTTTTTAACTTTCTCATCTTATTTGGGCTTATTTAGATGACTTCTTCTAGAAAATGATTAAATGACTCTTGATTTACACCTATGGATGGCTCAGACTTTTGTTTTTCCTCCCCTTTTCCTATCCCCTCCATGCTTGCTTCTTATATTAGATATCATCCATGATTATCAGTTCGTCTGATTGTAATTATTAAACCGCAAAAAGTGATACTCTTTCATAAAGCCCATGATCTTTATAGAGGATTGCCCCTCCTCAGACAAGTTGAGAGATTGGAAAGCTATGTCTCAAAGATAGCtcgtgtgatttttttttttgctcccGTATAGAGGACCTCTTAATCTCTATCTTGTTTTGTTCTTCTCTCTATCTTAAGGAAATCCTTCTtttataaaataacaataataaaataataatcataataataataatacatacatacatacatacatacatacttcCTTACAAGGTTCTTACTTCTGGTTAATGTGAACTGACTTTATTAATGTTGTTCAGTGCTTCAGTTCTTTCGTTTTTATGTGCCACTGAAACTACTTGTTGTAACTCTTAGGCTTACCTATCTCTGCCGGAGGGAACAGCTTCTGTTGTTGGTCTCATTGCAATGATGACAGATCACTATAATGTGCTGGTACGTCTAAAAGAGTTAGATTTTTAGATGAAGTTTATTGCTCATTTATGCTTCTGAAATTCCATTATCACTGTGACTTTTGCCTATTATTATCCGAAAGAAGCTTTTCTTCTGAAAAACACTTCTGCAATAGCAAACATTCAGCTTTCAGAAAGAAGACTGGAACTCACAGtctttaaaacaaaatttaaaacatCTGTTTTGGATATTGCCGATGTCCTGCCTTGTAGTATGATATTACCATATCTTTTCTTAAGCCGCTGTCATGGCAATAGAAGTGATGTAATTCATTGTTACATTTGGATTTTACCTCTGTTTGAGAATTAAGACTTACTGATTTTTGGAGAAGTTGATTTCTCCTgagtttggtttggattttctaTTTTCTGCTCCTAATTGTTTCATTGGCGTCAATGATATGTTTCTGAGTTGCAATCTTCTGTTCTTGTAATCGACAGGAAGAGAGTGATAGTGAAAAAGAGAGTATTGATTCACCAGGATCCCGAAAACCGGTGAAACGAAAACGTGGAAAAATTGAGCTTGGTGCCTCAAAAGATTCTGTCCATACTCAGTCAATTGCTTCTAATGATGGTTGCCTCTCTCTGTTGAAGAGAAGACGCTTTGATGGTAGTTTACCTTCGTTTCTGCTCTGGCACTGATATAACTTGACCATTATTGAACTCCTCATCCCTTCCAATGGATGTTAACTAGAATTGAACATGCAACTAGTTACTAGTATACTTCATTTCTACTTTATCAAAGTCTATATTTCAAGTTTATTTTTCATACTATATAATGAATTATACAAAATTGATTAATGTCAATGGTTGTTCAACTAATCAGGTAGCCAGCCTCGTGCAGTTGGGAAAAGGACACCTCGTGTTCCAGTTTACTACTCTTATAAGAAAGATGAAAGGGAAAATTATGTTTCGCCTAATAAAAGAATGTTAAAGTCGGTCTTTGATGCTAATGATGATGAAGTTGCACATGTTGCAGCACTGGCATTAACTGAGGCTGCAAAAAGAGGTGGCTCTCCTCAAGTATCCCAAACACCACACAGAAGATCACAGCAGAAGGTCTCTCCTGTTCAGAGCTGGGAAAGAATGGTATTTGACTGCTGTTCTGCATTTCGTCATCTGTTTGTATTGGCAATGTTATtgcttcaaaaataaatttagattttaaatttgtGAATAAGAATAACCATTCAAATATAAGTTATGTggaatttgattttttgaaatttttttttatgattttactaTGTCTACCAGCAACAATCTGGGACAGTTCCTGCCAAGTTTTATGACACATATTTGGATGAGGAATTCATGGAAGGTAGTATAGAAAGCAGGGGTGCTGAAAATGGGGAACAAGCTAGAGATACTAGCTCCTTGAAGGATATGGAAGGTAGTGGCACAGTTGAAGTTAATCAGAAACGAAAAAAGGTAtatagaaagaaagagagaaaggaaaatGTTGGAAACCATCTTCTTGATGATGGCGGAGAAGCATGTAGTGGCACCGAAGAAGGACTTAATTTTAGCTTGAAGGAAAAAATTGATGTTGAGGTTACTAATGCAAAACCTCAGAAAAGGAGTAAGAAACTCTTCTTTGGAGGTAATTATGTCACTAACATATCTATGTCGGCTGCTTGTGCAAAAAGCAGATGTATAAGTTCTGTTCTATACCTTGGGCTTGAGCAAGGTTAACTTTTTCACCCTTTTATAGTGACAATATTCACTTATTTCCTCCAGCTGATGAAAGCTCTGCCGTGGATGCTTTGCATGCTTTGGCTGATCTGTCATTAATGATACCAGCATCTACTATGGAATCTGGTAAGTGTGGTGTTGCTTTCTGATATAGGAACAGTAGCATGCAAAGAGAGACAAGACGACATAGTTATATCCAATAAGAAAAATTCAGTCTCTAGCATTTTTGTTGTCAATGCAATTTTTTATACTTCTATTCACCTAGTTTGGAATGATTTCCTCGTTATGGTGCATTTTGATGACCCAATTGCTTGAGACTGAGAGCATGATAGtctagaacaagaaaagaagcatgcaattTCTAAGTTCTTCAAATTGGAAGGCATGATTATTTATATGTACTTTTGACTTCATATTATTCAGGCACAAATACCTTGAACTTCAACCTACTTGTTGCTACTTTTGCCCATGTTTATTGGTTTATTAATCAATGTTTCCTCTCCCTTTTCCATCTAGAATCATCTGTCCAGTTGAAGGAAGAAAGAACAACTGTTGATAAAGACGAAAAGCCTGCTGTGCCGGAAGTCACATCAACCAGCCAAAACAGAGATAAAAGTAAACTTAGTTTGAAACAGAAGGTCGTTCCTTCAGTTCGTGGAGTTGAGCTTTCATCATCCAGAAAGTCTAAAGTCGTAAGGACAACAATAAATGATAAGGAAAGTAAGGCTCTGTTTGAATCAAAAGAGCTGCTTCCCACTGATGATAAAACATGGAAAAGAAAGCGCAAACCCATGGTTCTAAAGGTAAACACAGTTTGTAATTCACAATTTATGCTAGTCATAAGATTTTACAAAAGTAGATTTTGATTAAGTAGATGTGAAGTAATGATGTAGAAGGATGATCAGGATTTATAACTGCtgcttttctttcttaatttataaCTATTTATAATGGCACAGACAATCTCTGTCTATGTTACatgctttatttttttgttcttttcttttgaatTGCTATTATTTAGTAATGGCGGTTTTCAAAATCAGAATATAATTAGAATACCACGTGATTTTGTATCCCTATATGAAACAATGATCGGATATTATATTTGACTTTCTTTAGTTCCTCAGTTGAATTGATTGCACCTCTTATCTTTTTGTGGCTCTCAGCTGGCCAATGCAAAGCATGATTCTGATCCAAATGATCCATTAAATGATGAGGTATGGAAATCTTTAtacatttattgtttttggaaGCATACTTGACCTTTATGGTCTATTACTTTATTGAGGTGGCAGGGATAAGTAGTAATAGTTTTATAGTCTTATGCATAGGTCTGTTTCGTGTTATGCTTAAAGTCTAGCTTTATTTAAAAGAATGGGGATTCAACATGGTTCGAATTTTAGACCCTTTAGTTAGAGACTCTGACACCATATCATGAACCACCTCTCCTAAAAGTTTAATCTGTTATGTAGAGGCACAGTGGTTAGAAGTTATTCTGGTCCTATTTGGCAACGTGTTAATTGTCCCAGAAAATTAGGTTGATATATATACTCTATTATACTATAAAAGATGCTTGGTATGTATTCATGTTGTACTTGTTAAAGATATTTTGCATGCCTTGTAGGCTGTAGATGAAGAGGACAAACCATTGATTAAAGGAAAGCACACTGGTCAGACATCCACTCCAGCAAAGCAAAAGTCAGTAAGATCATCAGAAAGTTCTCTGTGTGCTGACCAGAAAGATTTGATCGTATCAACTGCAGAAGTTCAACTTGTTAGTTTACCAACTAAACGAATTAGTAAACGTAAAATGAGTTTGCAGAGAACATTTATACCCAAAGAGAAGTCTTCTGAGAACAAATTAAAAGGTCAACCTAATAAATATTCTAGCCAACCCCAAGATAAGGCATCAATTCTAAAGGTAAAAGTTTTGCTCAATTTAAAGTATTTAGCTCCTGAAGCTTAGAGGGATATTAATACcttctttttttccccttttctaATTTGTTACATGCAGGAAAAGCTTTCTAGTTGCTTGTCATCTTCTATGATTCGCAGGTGGTGTGCATTTGAATGGTTTTATAGTGCAATTGATTATCCATGGTTTTCCAAACGGGAGTTCATGGAGTACTTAAATCATGTTGGACTAGGGAATATCCCAAGATTGACTCGTGTTGAATGGAGTGTCATAAAAAGGTATGAAATTCAGGTGTGGCTTGCATATCTACTGCAAATTTTTTAAAGTGGAAGTTTATAATGAGAAAAACATTTGACACTGCATTTGTCTCTGCAGTTCCCTTGGCAAACCTCGCAGATTCTCTGAACACTTCCTTCGAGAAGAAAGACAAAAGCTTGAACAGTACAGGCAATCTGTTAGGAAACATTACACTGAACTGCGGACTGGTATCAGGGATGGACTACCAACAGATTTAGCTAAGCCTTTATATGTTGGACAGCGAGTAATTGCTCTTCATCCAAAAACAAGAGAGATTCATGATGGAAGTGTGCTTACAGTTGACCACGACAAGTGCAGGGTTCAGTTTGACCTTCCTGAATTGGGTGTTGAATTTGTCATGGTAACATGATCTCTTATATTCATCATTTCATGCCTTTTCTTTTTCCCATACTCTAAGAGGTAGTTTCAAATAAGTCCAAAAGGTTTCTTCCTCGCTAAATGTAAAAATTTCTTGAACCTTCTAATGAGTAGAATTTTGCATGCAGGACATTGATTGTATGCCTTTGAATCCATTGGATAATATGCCAGAAGCTCTAAGGAGGCAGGTTGGTGCTTGTAAATTCCCTTGTATAAGTAAAGAACCACAAATGGATGGAATTTCAAGTTTTGGGGGCTGCCTGACATGCACTTCAAGCAATCCTGTAGAGAGAGCACCCAATTTGGCTAAGCAGGAAAAGGTTAGTTTGCCTATTGATAATGAGGATCAATACCCTGGTTGAGTTTTAGATGTTCTTTATCCCTGATGATATGGTTATTCCTTTTTCCTCCCTATATCACCTACTTTTCCCTTTAAAAtgaagatttttttattattataatatattatatactcCATTTATCTCTCATCTTTGGCAAGGTGAGGGATtccagtatttttttttttaattatgttttttgcTAATTAAGTTTTCTTTGGGTTACCCAACAACACTACATAATTAGCAGTTTGTAGGGTAGATCCATAGTTGCAACTTAAAAATTGTTTACTTTCATACTTTGTTTGACTGATGTAACAACCTTCAAGTAATATATTTTACAATTGTTTCTCACTGATACATTTGACTGAATGAAGTCTATCAAAACAGTTAACTGGATGAGTTAATCACTACTTGTTTTTCTTGTCTCCATAAAATCAGCTAATGTGAATAGAAGTATTGGCAACCTATCGGACACTAATAGGATACATGTTTGGCCTTGGTATAATACTTGTGGGTAGAACTATAAAAATTAGGTGTTTGTTCTATGGTATTTATTTCCCATGCTTTTCCACGTCAGCTGATTTTGCAGGTTTTACATGATGTGTcccagaattttaaaatttttcttaccTTCCTCAAGGTTTAATTATTTCAACTCTATATGCAGCAAGCAGTGGGTGCTCAACCATGTAACATGACAGACCATCAAACCAAGGAAGCTAACATACATGCCCTTTCTGAGCTGACACGTTTTCTTGATAAAAAGGTCTCCATGGGcataaatgtatatttgtttcCATGCAGTAATTTTGAAACTCTTATAATTCTCCCTCGTGGTTCATTTAGGTGCTTTATTGGCATCTATTTGGATCCATCTGTATGTAGATTTCTTTTGCCTATTGATAAGCTTGTTGACTCTCTTGTGGCAATCTTACAGGAAATACTGTTAATGGAGCTTAAAAATAGCAACAATGCCATATTGGAGAACCAAATTGATAGTGGCAGCTTTAAAGATTCAGAGGCGCTCGGGAAACATTATGCCACGGTACTTGTACAGCTAAAGGAAGCCAGTGAACAGGCATGTGGCTTCCATGGGTTATTATTTATCACAATATTGTCCTTTGACATCATAGTAACTTAAGATTGATTATTTCATTCTCAGGTTTCTAATGCTCTGCTTCATCTGAGGCAACGTAATACTTACACAGGAAACTCCCTACCACTGAAACCCCAAGCAAATTTAAATGTCCATGATGGCCTTCCCGGTATGTTGGATGGTTCTCTGGCTCAAGAGTTAGGATCAACTGTTATTGAAATTATTAAAGGATCCAGGGTAAAAGCACATGCAATGGTGGATGCTGCATTTCGGGTACGGAGAACTAGACATAAAGCCATATGTAATGAACTAGCGATTTTATCCTAAGATCCCTGAACCCTGGTTGAATACATTTTATGTCAACTTTGTTCATGTATTACCTCAAGCTATGTGTTTCTAAAATTTGTACTTGATGATGTTATTCAGGCCTTAGCTTCAGTGAAGGAAGGCGAAGATGCTTTCCTCAAGATTGGACAGGTATTGGATTCTATCAATTATCAGCAGTTGGCCCCCAACACTTCCTTGCCTGCAATGAAGTCCCAAGAGCAAGGGAATGGAAGTCTCGATAACCATACTCGATCAATTTTCTCTTCGTCTGAGCCTTTACTTGGTGATGTATCTGGTCAAAAATTGCGTAATGATTCTGACAAAGTAGACGCTCAAATTCCTTCTGAACTCATCACTTCCTGTGTTGCCATATTGATCATGATTCAGGTAATTTAGTTTATAACATGCATCAACTTATCATTTCCAAATgtgttaaaacatttttcttgtcATACGTGTCCAGAACCTGGACACAAATTGTTCGTGTGGTCTTGAGTGAACATCTCTTTTTGTTAACCGTTTTGCCTTTCAACTTCAGTTGACGTTTATTACCATGTATCTGAGAATACTAACCACATTTTTGGAAACTGTTTCTTCAACGCAGACTTGTACTGAACGACAATATCCTCCATCCGATGTGGCTCAGATATTAGATTCTGCTGTCACCAGCCTGCATCCATGCTGTCCCCAAAACCTTCCAATTTACAGGGAAATTCAAATGTGCATGGGAAGAATTAAGACCCAGATTTTAGCTCTCATCCCAACATCCACATGAATTGTTGAGTTTCTATGAGTTGTATGTATATAGGATGCTGAAATATTGCTTCGAATGACATAAAGTTCCGAGCCAACCTTGTAACTTATGGCTGTTATATCAAGTCAAGGTCAACAAGGCCAAGCGGTGGATTTAGGGAAAAGAATGTACTTGACCACCCAGGTGTTGTAATTTCTTTGtatctaaaataaatttttgtttagCTAGAATAGCTTTGGAATTGGGATATTCTTTTAGCCCTAACAAATAACAATGGCGGGCACCCATTTTCCTGGCTCGGATGGGAATTTTACTTTGATTGAGTAAAATACATTTATTTTATGGATTTCGGCGGTTGAATTGAGTGGCATTTTAGGAACGTACGCTGATAAACATATAACAGTCATTACTCATTAGTATCTTGATATGAGCAAGGATGAATTTACatttttcatgaaggattataaatatttttttgttttttttttcaacgcacttaagattttaaattaaagattcaACTTTTATGTAAATTTATATCATGTATTGTAATAATACTATTTCTTTAATTGTCTCTTCCAAAGTTCAAATATTTATTCTTTGACCACAATTATAGAGAACCAAAATTAAGTtcaaatttttaaagtaattagCCAACAAAATGTCGctttaaaactaaaaactagttTATTCACCCTACTTACcctacttaaattttttattttcttgcgaGAAATTTAATTCTTTCATCCTTGTTACTTTTACGGGAAGGAGAAATTTCCCTAATGAATCAGTCTAATCATCCTCTAAGCTATTTCGagaaagcaataataatattaatatacggAAAAAATTCCCCCTCAATTAATTGAAATCCAACGCTTCCcatctatatatctatctatttttattatataaaaatttatgtcAAAATTTGTGTACATTAGATTtaagtcatttttatttttttaataatgtcacGTCAATATATTTACttggtaaaatttaaaaatcaatcaatcaaattttaaaaaattaaaaactaaaaaaataaaaccataattcccataattaattaatttattacatattcttatttaataaaaatataaatattaattaaatacaataaacattTACATTAAAagtcataataatattatcataacAAATTTTTACAAGCTATTCAAATTTCATATTATTTGACATACTTATATATCATGCATTAGACTCTTATCGCTATTACTTTATTTCACATTTCATAATTCGcttatgaaaaatatttacactAACAAATGAAAAAGAGtctatttatttaaaaatgattctattagatgattaggtacaaaataaaaatatttattgtatttttaaaataaatttatgaaaaaaaatactcttattacttttactatttatatttttttattattttgtcatactttacatataattatattttaagatctttataattatacttatttaaatatgctatttaaattaaagaatcaattttgatcatttttcagcactattttaaatttatattacatGAGATATTGTCTGACAGAg contains:
- the LOC112695524 gene encoding protein ALWAYS EARLY 2 isoform X1; protein product: MAPTRKPRSMNKRFSSLNEVSPEKEGMNSNKNKQKKKKLSDKLGSQWNKDELERFYEAYRKYGKDWKKVAAAVRNRSVEMVEALYNMNRAYLSLPEGTASVVGLIAMMTDHYNVLEESDSEKESIDSPGSRKPVKRKRGKIELGASKDSVHTQSIASNDGCLSLLKRRRFDGSQPRAVGKRTPRVPVYYSYKKDERENYVSPNKRMLKSVFDANDDEVAHVAALALTEAAKRGGSPQVSQTPHRRSQQKVSPVQSWERMQQSGTVPAKFYDTYLDEEFMEGSIESRGAENGEQARDTSSLKDMEGSGTVEVNQKRKKVYRKKERKENVGNHLLDDGGEACSGTEEGLNFSLKEKIDVEVTNAKPQKRSKKLFFGADESSAVDALHALADLSLMIPASTMESESSVQLKEERTTVDKDEKPAVPEVTSTSQNRDKSKLSLKQKVVPSVRGVELSSSRKSKVVRTTINDKESKALFESKELLPTDDKTWKRKRKPMVLKLANAKHDSDPNDPLNDEAVDEEDKPLIKGKHTGQTSTPAKQKSVRSSESSLCADQKDLIVSTAEVQLVSLPTKRISKRKMSLQRTFIPKEKSSENKLKGQPNKYSSQPQDKASILKEKLSSCLSSSMIRRWCAFEWFYSAIDYPWFSKREFMEYLNHVGLGNIPRLTRVEWSVIKSSLGKPRRFSEHFLREERQKLEQYRQSVRKHYTELRTGIRDGLPTDLAKPLYVGQRVIALHPKTREIHDGSVLTVDHDKCRVQFDLPELGVEFVMDIDCMPLNPLDNMPEALRRQVGACKFPCISKEPQMDGISSFGGCLTCTSSNPVERAPNLAKQEKQAVGAQPCNMTDHQTKEANIHALSELTRFLDKKVSMGINEILLMELKNSNNAILENQIDSGSFKDSEALGKHYATVLVQLKEASEQVSNALLHLRQRNTYTGNSLPLKPQANLNVHDGLPGMLDGSLAQELGSTVIEIIKGSRVKAHAMVDAAFRALASVKEGEDAFLKIGQVLDSINYQQLAPNTSLPAMKSQEQGNGSLDNHTRSIFSSSEPLLGDVSGQKLRNDSDKVDAQIPSELITSCVAILIMIQTCTERQYPPSDVAQILDSAVTSLHPCCPQNLPIYREIQMCMGRIKTQILALIPTST
- the LOC112695524 gene encoding protein ALWAYS EARLY 2 isoform X2, with the translated sequence MAPTRKPRSMNKRFSSLNEVSPEKEGMNSNKNKQKKKKLSDKLGSQWNKDELERFYEAYRKYGKDWKKVAAAVRNRSVEMVEALYNMNRAYLSLPEGTASVVGLIAMMTDHYNVLEESDSEKESIDSPGSRKPVKRKRGKIELGASKDSVHTQSIASNDGCLSLLKRRRFDGSQPRAVGKRTPRVPVYYSYKKDERENYVSPNKRMLKSVFDANDDEVAHVAALALTEAAKRGGSPQVSQTPHRRSQQKVSPVQSWERMQQSGTVPAKFYDTYLDEEFMEGSIESRGAENGEQARDTSSLKDMEGSGTVEVNQKRKKVYRKKERKENVGNHLLDDGGEACSGTEEGLNFSLKEKIDVEVTNAKPQKRSKKLFFGADESSAVDALHALADLSLMIPASTMESESSVQLKEERTTVDKDEKPAVPEVTSTSQNRDKSKLSLKQKVVPSVRGVELSSSRKSKVVRTTINDKESKALFESKELLPTDDKTWKRKRKPMVLKLANAKHDSDPNDPLNDEAVDEEDKPLIKGKHTGQTSTPAKQKSVRSSESSLCADQKDLIVSTAEVQLVSLPTKRISKRKMSLQRTFIPKEKSSENKLKGQPNKYSSQPQDKASILKEKLSSCLSSSMIRRWCAFEWFYSAIDYPWFSKREFMEYLNHVGLGNIPRLTRVEWSVIKSSLGKPRRFSEHFLREERQKLEQYRQSVRKHYTELRTGIRDGLPTDLAKPLYVGQRVIALHPKTREIHDGSVLTVDHDKCRVQFDLPELGVEFVMDIDCMPLNPLDNMPEALRRQVGACKFPCISKEPQMDGISSFGGCLTCTSSNPVERAPNLAKQEKQAVGAQPCNMTDHQTKEANIHALSELTRFLDKKEILLMELKNSNNAILENQIDSGSFKDSEALGKHYATVLVQLKEASEQVSNALLHLRQRNTYTGNSLPLKPQANLNVHDGLPGMLDGSLAQELGSTVIEIIKGSRVKAHAMVDAAFRALASVKEGEDAFLKIGQVLDSINYQQLAPNTSLPAMKSQEQGNGSLDNHTRSIFSSSEPLLGDVSGQKLRNDSDKVDAQIPSELITSCVAILIMIQTCTERQYPPSDVAQILDSAVTSLHPCCPQNLPIYREIQMCMGRIKTQILALIPTST
- the LOC112695524 gene encoding protein ALWAYS EARLY 2 isoform X4; this encodes MAPTRKPRSMNKRFSSLNEVSPEKEGMNSNKNKQKKKKLSDKLGSQWNKDELERFYEAYRKYGKDWKKVAAAVRNRSVEMVEALYNMNRAYLSLPEGTASVVGLIAMMTDHYNVLEESDSEKESIDSPGSRKPVKRKRGKIELGASKDSVHTQSIASNDGCLSLLKRRRFDGSQPRAVGKRTPRVPVYYSYKKDERENYVSPNKRMLKSVFDANDDEVAHVAALALTEAAKRGGSPQVSQTPHRRSQQKVSPVQSWERMQQSGTVPAKFYDTYLDEEFMEGSIESRGAENGEQARDTSSLKDMEGSGTVEVNQKRKKVYRKKERKENVGNHLLDDGGEACSGTEEGLNFSLKEKIDVEVTNAKPQKRSKKLFFGADESSAVDALHALADLSLMIPASTMESESSVQLKEERTTVDKDEKPAVPEVTSTSQNRDKSKLSLKQKVVPSVRGVELSSSRKSKVVRTTINDKESKALFESKELLPTDDKTWKRKRKPMVLKLANAKHDSDPNDPLNDEAVDEEDKPLIKGKHTGQTSTPAKQKSVRSSESSLCADQKDLIVSTAEVQLVSLPTKRISKRKMSLQRTFIPKEKSSENKLKGQPNKYSSQPQDKASILKEKLSSCLSSSMIRRWCAFEWFYSAIDYPWFSKREFMEYLNHVGLGNIPRLTRVEWSVIKSSLGKPRRFSEHFLREERQKLEQYRQSVRKHYTELRTGIRDGLPTDLAKPLYVGQRVIALHPKTREIHDGSVLTVDHDKCRVQFDLPELGVEFVMDIDCMPLNPLDNMPEALRRQVGACKFPCISKEPQMDGISSFGGCLTCTSSNPVERAPNLAKQEKQAVGAQPCNMTDHQTKEANIHALSELTRFLDKKEILLMELKNSNNAILENQIDSGSFKDSEALGKHYATVSNALLHLRQRNTYTGNSLPLKPQANLNVHDGLPGMLDGSLAQELGSTVIEIIKGSRVKAHAMVDAAFRALASVKEGEDAFLKIGQVLDSINYQQLAPNTSLPAMKSQEQGNGSLDNHTRSIFSSSEPLLGDVSGQKLRNDSDKVDAQIPSELITSCVAILIMIQTCTERQYPPSDVAQILDSAVTSLHPCCPQNLPIYREIQMCMGRIKTQILALIPTST